In Janthinobacterium rivuli, a single genomic region encodes these proteins:
- a CDS encoding DMT family transporter, which translates to MKTHASPPPAIGLPELALIAITFIWGGTFLVVQHAVTVSGPLAFVAARFAVAAGIGALICRGQLRHLTKAELVTGMAIGVSIFGGYALQTYGLMHITSSKSAFITAFYVPIVPLVQWLVFKQRPHPAVWAAVVLAFVGLLLLTGTDGLSMGFGKGELITAVGAIAIALEIILISRVSPQLNILRVTIVQLATASLIALLLMPVMGEAPPVLGKTFILSVLALGCASALIQYVMNWAQKRISATKATLIYAGEPVWAGVIGRIAGERLPALAIVGAILIIAAGILSEWRPRRLRADGKAIVSSD; encoded by the coding sequence ATGAAAACACACGCAAGTCCCCCACCCGCCATTGGTCTGCCCGAACTGGCCCTGATCGCCATTACCTTCATCTGGGGCGGCACGTTTCTCGTCGTGCAACATGCCGTGACGGTCAGCGGTCCCCTGGCCTTCGTGGCCGCCCGCTTTGCCGTGGCCGCGGGCATCGGCGCCCTGATTTGCCGGGGCCAGCTGCGCCACTTGACGAAGGCGGAGTTAGTCACCGGCATGGCCATCGGCGTGAGCATCTTTGGCGGCTACGCGCTGCAAACCTATGGCTTGATGCATATCACGAGCAGCAAATCGGCCTTCATCACAGCCTTCTACGTGCCCATCGTGCCGCTGGTGCAATGGCTGGTCTTCAAGCAGCGGCCCCACCCTGCCGTGTGGGCGGCCGTCGTGCTGGCCTTCGTGGGGTTATTGCTGCTCACGGGCACGGATGGCTTGAGCATGGGTTTCGGCAAGGGCGAGCTGATCACGGCCGTGGGCGCCATCGCCATTGCCCTGGAAATCATCCTGATCAGCCGCGTCTCGCCGCAACTGAACATCCTGCGCGTGACCATCGTGCAACTGGCCACGGCATCCTTGATCGCCCTGCTGCTGATGCCCGTCATGGGCGAAGCGCCGCCAGTACTCGGCAAGACTTTCATCCTCAGCGTGCTGGCGCTGGGCTGCGCCAGCGCACTGATCCAGTATGTGATGAACTGGGCGCAAAAGCGCATTTCCGCCACCAAGGCCACCTTGATCTATGCGGGCGAACCGGTGTGGGCTGGCGTCATCGGCCGCATTGCCGGCGAGCGCCTGCCGGCCCTGGCCATCGTGGGCGCGATATTGATCATCGCTGCGGGCATCCTCAGCGAGTGGCGGCCCCGGCGTTTGCGCGCCGATGGCAAGGCCATCGTGTCATCAGATTAA
- a CDS encoding DMT family transporter: protein MSGLVVAVVLFAALLHASWNAIVKSGKDTFLSTVLVSVGAALISLAILPFVNPPAPASWPYLAASAVAQLAYYSLLAAAYKAGDMSHAYPLMRGSAPLLVALASWPLIGERLSPMQMGAVACICAGILGLYLAARLPAIGKAPKSTGRATAFALGNACVIASYTLIDGIGVRLSGAPAAYTMWIFVLNGSGLLLWTALRRPADLLAYAQTQWRLAAFGGFGTLASYGLALWAMTQAPVAAIAALRETSILFAIAIAALFLREKISPRRYLAIGLIAAGAILMRMG, encoded by the coding sequence ATGTCCGGTCTGGTCGTCGCCGTCGTCCTGTTTGCCGCCCTGCTGCACGCCAGCTGGAACGCCATCGTCAAGTCGGGCAAGGATACCTTTCTCAGCACGGTGCTCGTCTCCGTGGGCGCGGCCCTGATTTCGCTGGCCATCCTGCCTTTCGTCAACCCTCCCGCTCCTGCCAGCTGGCCTTACCTGGCTGCCTCGGCCGTGGCGCAGCTGGCGTATTACTCGCTGCTGGCGGCCGCCTACAAGGCGGGCGACATGAGCCATGCCTACCCCTTGATGCGCGGCAGCGCGCCATTGCTCGTGGCGCTGGCCAGCTGGCCGCTGATCGGCGAGCGCCTGTCTCCCATGCAGATGGGCGCCGTCGCCTGCATCTGCGCGGGCATCCTCGGCCTGTATCTTGCCGCGCGCCTGCCCGCCATCGGCAAGGCACCGAAAAGCACGGGCCGCGCCACCGCCTTTGCGCTGGGCAACGCCTGCGTCATCGCCAGCTATACCCTGATCGACGGCATCGGCGTGCGCCTGTCAGGCGCGCCGGCCGCCTACACGATGTGGATTTTTGTCTTGAACGGCAGCGGACTGCTGCTGTGGACGGCGTTGCGCCGCCCCGCCGACTTGCTTGCCTATGCGCAAACGCAATGGCGTTTGGCCGCCTTTGGCGGTTTCGGTACCCTGGCGTCGTATGGCCTGGCCCTGTGGGCCATGACACAGGCGCCCGTGGCCGCCATCGCGGCCCTGCGCGAAACGTCGATCCTGTTCGCCATCGCCATTGCGGCGCTGTTCCTGCGCGAAAAAATCAGCCCCCGCCGCTACCTGGCCATCGGCCTGATCGCGGCGGGCGCCATCCTCATGCGCATGGGCTAG
- a CDS encoding voltage-gated chloride channel family protein has product MQRLSALTDLLKHLLKWLLLALVVAVLAGSASAFFLFALDWATRTRMAHAWLIWLLPVAGFAVGWLYLRYGRSVEGGANLLIDEIHDPKKIIPLRMAPLVLGGTVISHLFGASVGREGTAVQMGGALADQLTRLFRLNNEDRRIILMAGISAGFASVFGTPLAGALFGLEVLAIGRLRYEAMLPCLAAAVIADQVGLLWGVHHTHYAVPLIPALSAWTLCAMVIAGVLFGVTGKVFAQATHGLSGLMKRWIAYAPLRPLAGGVIIAAAVWLIGTDRYIGLGIPTIVDALKEPLPAWDFLGKMAFTIVSLGTGFKGGEVTPLFFIGATLGNALGPLLHQPATLLAAIGFVAVFAGAANTPIASTLMAMELFGAEIGVYAAIACVVAYLFSGHAGIYRAQRRGHAKRTEHKDRGI; this is encoded by the coding sequence ATGCAGCGTCTTAGCGCCCTCACCGATCTGTTAAAGCATCTGTTGAAATGGCTGCTACTGGCCTTGGTCGTGGCCGTGCTGGCGGGATCGGCCTCGGCCTTCTTCCTGTTCGCCCTGGACTGGGCCACGCGCACGCGGATGGCGCACGCGTGGCTGATCTGGCTGCTGCCCGTGGCGGGCTTTGCCGTAGGCTGGCTGTATCTGCGCTATGGCCGCAGTGTCGAAGGCGGCGCCAACCTGCTCATCGATGAAATCCACGACCCGAAAAAAATCATCCCCTTGCGCATGGCGCCGCTGGTGCTGGGCGGCACCGTCATCTCGCATCTGTTCGGCGCCTCCGTCGGACGCGAGGGCACGGCCGTGCAGATGGGCGGCGCGCTGGCCGACCAGCTCACGCGCCTGTTCCGCCTGAACAACGAAGACCGCCGTATCATCCTGATGGCCGGCATCAGCGCCGGCTTTGCCTCCGTCTTCGGCACGCCATTGGCAGGCGCCCTCTTTGGCCTGGAAGTATTGGCCATCGGTCGCCTGCGCTATGAAGCCATGCTGCCCTGCCTGGCCGCTGCCGTCATCGCCGACCAGGTGGGTTTGCTGTGGGGAGTCCACCATACGCATTACGCCGTGCCCTTGATCCCCGCCCTCTCCGCCTGGACCTTGTGCGCGATGGTGATCGCTGGCGTGCTGTTCGGCGTGACGGGCAAAGTATTCGCGCAAGCCACGCACGGCTTGAGCGGCCTGATGAAACGCTGGATCGCCTACGCCCCGCTGCGTCCGCTGGCCGGCGGCGTGATCATCGCCGCCGCCGTATGGCTGATCGGCACGGATCGCTACATCGGCCTGGGCATTCCCACCATCGTCGACGCGCTGAAGGAACCGCTGCCCGCCTGGGATTTCCTTGGCAAGATGGCGTTTACCATCGTTTCGCTGGGCACGGGCTTCAAGGGCGGCGAAGTGACGCCATTGTTCTTTATCGGGGCGACCCTGGGCAATGCGCTGGGCCCGCTGCTGCACCAGCCCGCCACCCTGCTGGCCGCCATCGGTTTTGTCGCCGTCTTTGCGGGCGCGGCCAACACGCCGATCGCCTCGACCCTGATGGCGATGGAACTGTTCGGCGCCGAAATCGGCGTGTACGCGGCCATCGCCTGCGTCGTGGCCTACCTGTTTTCCGGCCACGCGGGGATATACCGGGCGCAGCGGCGTGGCCACGCCAAGCGCACAGAGCACAAGGATCGCGGCATATGA
- a CDS encoding helix-turn-helix domain-containing protein, with protein sequence MRSQAEAGGVLAHLATNLRRLRLAAGLSQEELARQSGLSRRMVNGVEAGSTNISLANLDRVAAALNVAFVDLVQPPQQAQASLRVLMWQSATQASQAVLLGAAPASRQVELWSWTLAPGERYDAQADPAGFSEMLYVLEGELQLVLAAETRQLATGDFFVFSSAQAYAYVNAGASTLRFTRNVAS encoded by the coding sequence TTGCGCAGTCAAGCCGAGGCCGGTGGCGTGCTGGCACACCTGGCCACCAATCTGCGGCGCTTGCGCCTTGCCGCCGGCCTCAGCCAGGAAGAGCTGGCGCGCCAGTCGGGCCTGAGCCGGCGCATGGTCAATGGCGTCGAGGCGGGCAGCACCAACATCAGCCTGGCCAACCTCGACCGTGTGGCGGCCGCCTTGAACGTGGCCTTTGTCGACCTGGTCCAGCCGCCGCAGCAAGCGCAGGCCAGCCTGCGCGTGCTGATGTGGCAAAGCGCCACGCAGGCCAGCCAGGCCGTGCTGCTGGGCGCGGCGCCCGCCAGCCGCCAGGTGGAACTGTGGTCGTGGACCCTGGCGCCTGGCGAGCGCTACGATGCGCAAGCCGACCCGGCCGGCTTCAGCGAAATGCTCTACGTGCTCGAAGGCGAGTTGCAGCTCGTGCTGGCGGCGGAAACCAGGCAACTGGCCACGGGCGATTTTTTTGTCTTCAGCAGCGCGCAAGCGTATGCCTACGTGAATGCGGGTGCATCCACCTTGCGCTTTACGCGCAATGTGGCCAGCTAG
- a CDS encoding pyridoxal-dependent decarboxylase, with translation MTDTPIEQLLQQHFSIDALQRSPAPLRQALGMLGGWLAAERDTAYPHTPYAELLTQLSDTSLPAHGMPVAQFLQELDTTVLANTAQLNHPQYIGHMTQALPWISVLAEAFTATLNQNQVKIETAYVSTLIEKQILGWLHRQVYQQPDAVYTQAMAATSGALGNVVNGGTMGNLTALAVALEQQLPGTRKRGLFAAMQESGYAGLAVIGSARSHYSVKKALATLGLGENALHLVAVDRDNRIDVAALEATIADLKLRKIKVVAMIGIAGTTETGAIDPLAAMAAIAARENIWFHVDAAWGGALLIAERYRALYDGIALADSVVIDGHKLLWVPMAQSMVLFKDSASLNLLKHNANYILRDNSGDLGQTSLEGSRRFDALKLWTSFKVLGVSGYTTLLQQAATLSGQLQDLLADQQDFELVTRSDTFILTYRYVPAHLRQRMESLLASGDVEAASELNKQLNTLNAKLQNRQKAQGHSFVSRTVLESTRYPGPTNVLRVVMTNVKTRPHHLRAILAEQRAIGQALVAELGL, from the coding sequence ATGACCGATACCCCTATCGAACAGCTGCTGCAGCAGCATTTTTCCATCGATGCGCTGCAACGCTCGCCCGCGCCCCTGCGGCAGGCGCTGGGCATGCTGGGCGGCTGGCTGGCCGCCGAACGCGACACGGCCTATCCGCACACGCCGTATGCGGAACTGCTGACGCAACTGTCCGACACCAGCCTGCCCGCGCACGGCATGCCCGTGGCGCAATTCCTGCAAGAACTCGACACCACCGTGCTGGCCAATACGGCCCAGCTGAACCACCCGCAATACATCGGCCACATGACGCAGGCCTTGCCGTGGATCAGCGTGCTGGCCGAAGCGTTTACGGCCACCCTGAACCAGAACCAGGTCAAGATCGAGACGGCGTACGTGTCGACCCTGATCGAAAAGCAGATCCTCGGCTGGCTGCACCGCCAGGTGTACCAGCAACCGGACGCCGTCTACACACAGGCCATGGCCGCCACCAGCGGCGCGCTGGGCAATGTCGTCAATGGCGGCACCATGGGCAACCTGACGGCCCTGGCCGTGGCGCTGGAACAGCAATTGCCCGGCACCCGCAAGCGCGGTTTGTTTGCCGCCATGCAGGAATCCGGTTACGCGGGACTGGCCGTGATCGGTTCGGCCCGCAGCCATTACTCCGTGAAAAAGGCGCTGGCGACCCTGGGGCTCGGTGAAAACGCCTTGCATCTGGTGGCCGTCGACCGCGACAACCGCATCGACGTCGCCGCGCTGGAAGCAACCATTGCCGACTTGAAATTGCGCAAAATCAAGGTCGTCGCCATGATCGGTATCGCCGGCACGACGGAAACGGGCGCCATCGACCCGCTGGCCGCCATGGCGGCGATTGCCGCACGGGAAAACATCTGGTTCCACGTGGATGCGGCCTGGGGCGGCGCGCTCTTGATCGCCGAACGGTACCGCGCACTGTACGACGGCATTGCCCTGGCCGACTCCGTCGTCATCGACGGGCATAAATTGCTGTGGGTGCCGATGGCGCAAAGCATGGTGCTGTTCAAGGACAGCGCCAGCCTGAACCTGCTCAAACACAACGCCAACTACATCTTGCGCGACAACTCGGGTGACCTGGGCCAGACCTCGCTGGAAGGTTCGCGCCGCTTCGACGCCTTGAAACTGTGGACCTCGTTCAAGGTGCTCGGCGTGTCCGGCTACACGACCTTGCTGCAGCAGGCGGCCACCCTGTCCGGCCAGTTGCAGGATTTATTGGCCGACCAGCAGGATTTCGAACTGGTCACGCGCTCGGACACCTTCATTCTCACCTACCGCTACGTGCCCGCGCACTTGCGCCAGCGCATGGAAAGCTTGCTGGCCAGCGGCGACGTGGAGGCGGCGAGCGAACTGAACAAGCAACTCAACACCTTGAACGCCAAGCTGCAGAACCGGCAAAAGGCGCAAGGCCACAGCTTCGTGTCGCGCACGGTACTCGAATCGACGCGCTACCCCGGCCCGACCAATGTGCTGCGCGTGGTCATGACCAACGTCAAGACGCGCCCCCACCACTTGCGCGCCATTTTGGCCGAACAGCGCGCCATCGGCCAGGCGCTGGTGGCGGAATTGGGCCTGTAA
- the trpS gene encoding tryptophan--tRNA ligase, with product MSLPNTPDTQDQNDAPAAPLSPAAIASQSVILTGDRPTGPLHLGHYVGSLRDRVRYQNSYKQFIMLADAQALTDNMDDIDKVHRNVVEVALDYLAVGIDPAKTTVFIQSQIPELAELTFYYLNIVTVARLERNPTVKEEIRLRGFERDIPAGFLTYPASQAADITAFKAGVVPVGEDQIPMIEQTNEIVRRFNRMYNREVLMECKALVPDIGRLPGIDGKAKMSKSLGNTINLGATSAEITAAVKKVYTDPLHLRVEDPGHLEGNIAFTYLDAFDPEKAALAEMKAHYVRGGLGDSIVKKRLDVVLQEMLAPIRARREEFAKDKGQVIQMLKEGTFKAREVAARTADEVKSALGLNYF from the coding sequence ATGAGCTTGCCTAATACCCCCGATACCCAAGACCAGAACGACGCACCGGCAGCGCCGCTGTCCCCTGCCGCCATCGCTTCGCAATCCGTGATCCTGACGGGCGACCGCCCGACCGGTCCCTTGCACCTGGGTCACTACGTGGGCAGCCTGCGCGACAGGGTCCGCTACCAGAACAGCTACAAGCAATTCATCATGCTGGCCGACGCGCAAGCACTGACGGACAATATGGATGACATCGACAAGGTGCACCGTAACGTCGTCGAAGTGGCGCTCGATTACCTGGCCGTCGGCATCGACCCGGCGAAAACCACGGTCTTCATCCAGTCGCAGATCCCGGAACTGGCCGAGCTGACCTTTTACTACCTGAACATCGTCACCGTGGCGCGCCTCGAGCGCAACCCTACCGTCAAGGAAGAAATCCGCCTGCGCGGCTTCGAGCGCGACATTCCAGCCGGCTTCCTGACCTACCCTGCCAGCCAGGCGGCCGACATCACGGCCTTCAAGGCGGGCGTGGTGCCCGTGGGCGAAGACCAGATCCCGATGATCGAGCAAACGAATGAAATCGTGCGCCGCTTCAACCGCATGTACAACCGCGAAGTATTGATGGAATGCAAGGCGCTGGTGCCGGACATCGGCCGCCTGCCCGGCATCGACGGCAAGGCGAAGATGAGCAAGTCGCTGGGCAACACCATCAACCTGGGCGCGACCTCGGCCGAAATCACGGCCGCCGTGAAAAAAGTCTATACCGATCCGCTGCACCTGCGCGTGGAAGATCCGGGCCACCTGGAAGGCAATATCGCCTTTACCTACCTGGACGCGTTTGACCCTGAAAAAGCGGCGCTGGCCGAAATGAAAGCCCATTACGTGCGTGGCGGCCTGGGCGACAGCATCGTCAAGAAGCGCCTGGACGTGGTCTTGCAGGAAATGCTGGCGCCGATCCGCGCCCGCCGCGAAGAGTTCGCCAAGGACAAGGGGCAAGTCATCCAGATGCTCAAGGAAGGCACGTTCAAGGCACGCGAAGTGGCGGCCCGCACGGCCGATGAAGTCAAGTCGGCGCTGGGTCTCAACTACTTCTGA
- a CDS encoding ADP-ribosylglycohydrolase family protein translates to MMTSTIYQPTLHDRYLGAMLGLACGDAVGTTVEFSPRGSFAPVTDMTGGGPFGLQPGQWTDDTSMALCLAESLVLKGAFDPADQMVRYLNWWQWGYLSSTGTCFDIGGTVRDALASFQETGNPWSGSTAPDTAGNGSLMRLVPVVLFAYPDVAAAVACAADSSRTTHAAAEAVESCQLFAALLCGALAGTAKEALMGSIAYRPAEPKLRELASGSFIGKTEQQIRGTGYCVESLEAALWCFFNTDSLEEAVLRAVNLGEDADTTGAIVGQLAGAYYGAQAIPARWMEMLAMRGDIEELADNLFERARG, encoded by the coding sequence ATGATGACTTCAACTATATACCAGCCGACTTTGCATGACCGTTATCTGGGCGCCATGCTGGGACTTGCCTGTGGCGATGCCGTCGGCACGACCGTGGAGTTTTCCCCGCGCGGCAGTTTTGCGCCCGTGACGGACATGACGGGCGGCGGCCCATTCGGCCTGCAGCCGGGACAGTGGACGGACGATACCTCGATGGCGCTGTGCCTGGCCGAGAGTCTGGTATTGAAAGGGGCGTTCGATCCGGCGGACCAGATGGTGCGGTATTTGAACTGGTGGCAATGGGGTTACCTGAGTTCCACCGGCACCTGCTTCGATATCGGCGGAACGGTAAGGGACGCGCTGGCCAGTTTCCAGGAAACGGGCAACCCCTGGAGTGGTTCCACCGCGCCTGACACGGCGGGCAATGGCTCGCTCATGCGCCTGGTCCCGGTCGTGCTGTTTGCCTATCCGGATGTGGCGGCAGCCGTGGCCTGCGCCGCCGACAGTTCCCGCACCACTCACGCCGCGGCGGAAGCGGTCGAAAGCTGCCAGCTGTTTGCCGCCTTGCTGTGCGGCGCGCTGGCGGGCACGGCGAAGGAAGCGTTGATGGGCAGCATCGCGTACCGGCCTGCCGAACCGAAGCTGAGAGAGCTGGCAAGCGGCAGTTTCATTGGCAAAACGGAGCAGCAGATACGCGGCACCGGCTATTGCGTGGAATCGCTGGAAGCGGCGCTCTGGTGCTTCTTCAATACGGATTCACTGGAAGAGGCCGTATTACGCGCCGTCAACCTGGGCGAGGATGCCGATACAACCGGCGCCATCGTCGGCCAGCTTGCCGGCGCCTATTATGGCGCCCAGGCAATTCCTGCGCGCTGGATGGAAATGCTGGCCATGCGCGGAGATATCGAAGAGCTGGCGGACAATTTGTTCGAGCGGGCGCGGGGCTAA
- a CDS encoding CocE/NonD family hydrolase, with protein MHVSSPVRLTGLALIVSSLFAAPVLAQTPKTPPMTPDIGAKLVMPDLNDYVKRVVMIPMRDGVKLYTVIVVPKGAQKAPIMLTRTPYNAARRAQRAASPSMLVTLPLGDDTLVENGYIRVFQDVRGKHGSEGDYVMTRPVRGPLNNTKVDNVTDAWDTIDWLVKNVPETNGKVGMLGSSYEGHTVLMALVDPHPALKVAVPMSAMVDGWRGDDWFHNGAFRMPSLSYIAGQTSVRGSGESPALGVYDDYEAYLRIGSAGDYAKKFGIDKLTYTKKLFEHPAYDSYWQEQALDKILAKRQLIVPTMHVVGQWDQEDIYGPYATYWAMEGRDTRNNLNYLAIGPWRHSGVNYDGSSLGALKFDGDTARQFREKVMQPFLNQYLKDGAPEANTAPVVSYQSGTNQWQRLQQWPLACETCDIKLTPIYLQDGYKLGFAASSATADAASGAFDEYVADPAKPVPFVPRPVRLNDGDVWKPWLVSDQRGYADRTDVLSYVSEPLKTAVRIAGAPMVNLFAATSGTDADWVVKLIDVYPDEVPSQPAMGGYQLGVAMDIFRGRYRDSLEHPTAIPAGKVERYRFALPNANHVFLPGHRIAVQVQSSWFPLYDRNPQTFVPNIFLAQPGDYKKATQRVYHAAGAASAIELPIAPLDAR; from the coding sequence ATGCACGTGTCGTCCCCCGTCCGGCTCACCGGCCTGGCCTTGATTGTAAGTTCCCTGTTTGCCGCGCCCGTGCTGGCGCAAACGCCGAAAACGCCGCCCATGACGCCCGATATCGGCGCCAAACTGGTGATGCCGGACCTGAACGACTACGTCAAGCGGGTGGTGATGATCCCCATGCGCGACGGCGTCAAGCTGTACACGGTGATCGTCGTGCCGAAAGGCGCGCAAAAAGCGCCGATCATGCTCACGCGCACGCCGTACAACGCAGCCCGCCGCGCCCAGCGCGCCGCCAGCCCCAGCATGCTGGTCACCTTGCCGCTGGGCGACGATACCCTGGTGGAAAACGGCTACATCCGCGTGTTCCAGGACGTGCGCGGCAAGCATGGCTCGGAAGGCGATTACGTGATGACGCGGCCCGTGCGCGGCCCGCTGAACAATACCAAGGTCGATAATGTGACCGATGCGTGGGACACCATAGACTGGCTGGTGAAAAACGTGCCGGAAACGAATGGCAAAGTGGGCATGCTCGGTTCCTCGTACGAGGGACACACGGTGCTGATGGCCCTGGTCGACCCGCATCCGGCCCTGAAGGTGGCCGTGCCCATGAGCGCCATGGTCGACGGCTGGCGCGGCGACGACTGGTTTCATAATGGCGCCTTCCGCATGCCCAGCCTGTCGTACATCGCGGGCCAGACGAGCGTGCGCGGCAGCGGCGAATCGCCGGCGCTCGGTGTCTACGACGATTACGAGGCGTATCTGCGCATCGGTTCGGCCGGTGATTACGCGAAGAAATTCGGCATCGACAAGCTGACCTACACGAAAAAGCTGTTCGAACACCCGGCTTACGACAGTTACTGGCAGGAACAGGCGCTCGACAAGATACTCGCCAAGCGTCAGCTGATCGTGCCCACCATGCACGTGGTAGGACAGTGGGACCAGGAAGACATCTATGGCCCCTACGCCACCTACTGGGCGATGGAAGGGCGTGACACGCGCAACAACCTCAATTACCTGGCCATCGGCCCGTGGCGCCACAGCGGCGTCAATTATGACGGCTCCAGTCTGGGCGCCCTGAAGTTTGACGGCGATACGGCGCGCCAGTTCCGTGAAAAAGTCATGCAGCCATTCCTCAATCAATATCTGAAGGATGGCGCGCCGGAAGCGAACACGGCGCCCGTCGTGTCGTACCAGAGCGGCACCAACCAGTGGCAGCGCCTGCAGCAGTGGCCGCTGGCCTGCGAGACGTGTGATATCAAGCTGACGCCAATCTATCTGCAGGATGGCTACAAGCTGGGCTTTGCGGCGTCATCGGCCACAGCCGATGCAGCCAGCGGCGCGTTCGATGAATACGTGGCCGATCCCGCGAAACCCGTGCCGTTCGTGCCCCGTCCCGTGCGCCTGAACGATGGCGACGTGTGGAAGCCATGGCTGGTCAGCGACCAGCGTGGCTATGCGGACCGCACGGACGTGCTCAGCTATGTTTCCGAACCGTTGAAGACGGCCGTGCGCATCGCCGGCGCGCCGATGGTCAACCTGTTCGCCGCCACCAGCGGCACGGATGCCGACTGGGTGGTAAAACTGATCGACGTGTATCCGGATGAAGTACCGTCGCAGCCGGCCATGGGTGGCTACCAGCTGGGCGTGGCGATGGACATCTTCCGCGGGCGCTACCGGGACAGCCTCGAACACCCGACGGCGATTCCTGCCGGTAAGGTCGAGCGCTACCGTTTCGCCTTGCCGAACGCGAATCACGTCTTCCTGCCCGGCCACCGCATCGCCGTGCAAGTGCAGTCGAGCTGGTTCCCCCTGTACGACCGCAATCCGCAAACCTTCGTGCCGAATATCTTCCTGGCCCAGCCAGGCGATTATAAAAAGGCGACGCAGCGCGTGTACCACGCGGCAGGCGCTGCCAGTGCCATCGAGTTGCCGATAGCGCCGCTCGACGCGCGCTAG
- a CDS encoding substrate-binding periplasmic protein → MTDFYSSAWRRTVAMLALALPPLAGAQCSRDIQVPVSAIGASVVVNGATIGGIYPDLLRSMGAKLGCNFIFTAVPRARLEAMFETGKADMLIPASSTLRRDQHGLFIPMLGSRPLLISLQGARAPINTMQELIERRELRVALVRGYDYGAPYQALAKELSSQGRLFYEVDALSVARLMQSGFIDATIMSPTILAGVAQNDARVYGLADRLRLEALPELPWGMSGVYLSRKSLTPEDQATLRELLDKAGRSGSVMEGFQRHHRQELLSLSIRPR, encoded by the coding sequence ATGACTGACTTTTATTCCAGCGCCTGGCGCCGGACCGTGGCCATGCTGGCGCTGGCGCTGCCACCGCTGGCGGGCGCGCAATGCTCGCGCGACATCCAGGTGCCCGTCTCGGCCATCGGCGCCAGCGTGGTGGTCAATGGCGCCACGATCGGCGGCATCTATCCCGACTTGCTGCGCAGCATGGGCGCCAAACTCGGCTGCAATTTCATCTTCACGGCCGTGCCCCGCGCGCGCCTGGAAGCGATGTTCGAGACGGGCAAGGCCGATATGCTGATCCCGGCCAGCAGCACCTTGCGGCGCGACCAGCATGGCCTGTTCATTCCCATGCTGGGCAGCCGCCCCCTGCTGATCTCGCTGCAGGGCGCGCGCGCGCCCATCAACACCATGCAGGAACTGATCGAGCGGCGCGAATTGCGCGTGGCGCTGGTGCGCGGCTACGACTATGGCGCACCGTACCAGGCGCTGGCGAAGGAACTGAGCAGCCAGGGCCGCCTGTTTTATGAAGTCGACGCGCTGTCCGTGGCGCGCCTGATGCAAAGCGGCTTCATCGATGCCACCATCATGAGCCCCACCATCCTCGCCGGCGTGGCGCAGAACGATGCGCGCGTATATGGCCTGGCCGACCGCTTGCGCCTGGAAGCGCTGCCGGAACTGCCCTGGGGCATGAGCGGCGTCTACCTGTCGCGCAAGTCCCTCACGCCGGAAGACCAGGCCACCCTGCGCGAACTGCTGGACAAGGCGGGCCGCTCCGGTTCCGTGATGGAAGGCTTCCAGCGCCATCACCGCCAGGAACTGTTGTCGCTCAGCATACGCCCCCGCTAA